In Psychrobacter sp. P11G3, a single genomic region encodes these proteins:
- the rpsC gene encoding 30S ribosomal protein S3 has product MGQKVHPIGIRLGVVKKHNANWYANPKQYSEYLINDIQVREYLRKKLDNAMISNIMIERPTGAAKITIATARPGIVIGKKGEDIERLQKELTKIMGVPAQVNIEEITSPDLDARLVADGIGSQLERRVMFRRAMKRAVQNSMRSGAKGIKVELSGRLGGAEIARSEWYREGRVPLHTLRADIDYSSIRAETTYGTIGVKVWIFRGEILDGMNSVYNPVKEEQTRAPKRRGRGNRRNSDRG; this is encoded by the coding sequence ATGGGTCAAAAAGTACATCCAATCGGAATTCGTCTTGGTGTTGTAAAAAAGCATAACGCAAACTGGTATGCTAACCCTAAACAATACTCAGAATACCTAATCAACGACATTCAAGTTCGTGAATATCTACGCAAAAAGCTAGATAACGCTATGATCAGCAACATCATGATCGAGCGTCCTACTGGCGCTGCTAAGATTACCATCGCCACTGCGCGTCCTGGTATTGTTATCGGTAAGAAAGGCGAAGATATCGAAAGACTTCAAAAAGAATTGACCAAAATTATGGGCGTACCTGCTCAGGTCAACATTGAAGAAATCACGTCACCTGACCTTGATGCACGTTTGGTAGCAGACGGCATTGGTAGCCAGCTTGAGCGTCGTGTTATGTTCCGTCGTGCGATGAAACGCGCGGTACAGAACAGCATGCGTTCTGGTGCTAAAGGTATCAAGGTTGAGCTGTCTGGCCGTTTAGGCGGTGCTGAGATTGCTCGTAGTGAATGGTACCGTGAAGGTCGTGTGCCATTGCATACACTCCGTGCTGATATTGACTACTCGTCAATTCGTGCAGAGACAACTTACGGCACCATCGGTGTTAAAGTTTGGATTTTCCGTGGCGAAATCCTTGACGGTATGAACAGTGTATATAATCCCGTCAAAGAAGAGCAGACTCGTGCGCCAAAACGCCGTGGTCGTGGAAACCGTCGAAACTCAGACAGAGGTTAA